Proteins encoded by one window of Podarcis muralis chromosome 11, rPodMur119.hap1.1, whole genome shotgun sequence:
- the LOC144329245 gene encoding uncharacterized protein LOC144329245, whose protein sequence is MWNPPLRILVSGSEQSGKSTLIGHLLYKCGHLEAETMETLWKQKVEQGKSYRQLLETLQQVQKSGETPGRRNYKSPKYEVTIADPPSRVGMYRSCSLQDQEKVDCLLFVISAEKRDFEKRWHMTKKQILVASKQVKQLVVCVNKMDSSTPEPYSCNRYNDIVGKVWDWLWAWDRDPGRVLFFPISALYGDNLQEPSLKMTWFCRWEILREGGGLVKGTTLQQFLDAVSACHLKPDLLCTPLGQDSYSETKSTPERRALDTPDSAEPPLCPRPPKNPRSHFPSGRSGYKLCPGPSRTTRYELPPRFLRIFKPNPHPGSSTSSSGQDPCPGTSGNSRPDSHPGPSTSSSGQDPCPGTSGNSRPDSHPGPSTSSSGQDPYPGTSGNSRPDSHPGLSTSSSGQDPCPGTSGNSSPDSHPGLSTSSSGQDPCPGTSGNSRPDSHPGSSTSSSGQDPCPGTSGNSRPDSHPGPSTSSSGQDPCPGTSGNSRPDSHPGPSTSSSGQDPCPGTSGNSTHDPHPGPLTSSSGQDLCPGTSRNSRPDPHPGPSTSSSGQDLCPGTSRNSTPDPHPGPLTSSSRLDLYPRPSRSSRHNLPGAGPERRPSSAIPLSSPASRSDTRVSLEEKELVLMEEDTRSPGVPRGSWGNLIGPPLLLCPTHGLPVLFPSPYPFPYPLPPAPLQQGPRFPGPDPVYQLPLLGEASWAPVSNAMSPHSQSPPASWDPLMQQAPSPPSSTPFQQPPAQAVPFISQPFVPLDSFHAPPGPQGHFPPPPYVPAPQAFPNPWPQTPYHAQDFPWAQARSGPLPLHSLPGQGSPASPLSIRVVLQPASGPRRFPSAMEASATAI, encoded by the exons ATGTGGAACCCCCCGCTCCGGATCCTGGTCTCGGGTTCAGAGCAGTCTGGGAAGTCCACCCTCATCGGCCACCTTCTCTACAAATGTGGGCATCTTGAAGCAGAAACTATGGAGACCCTCTGGAAACAG AAGGTGGAGCAAGGCAAGTCGTACAGGCAGTTGCTGGAGACCCTCCAGCAAGTTCAGAAAAGCGGTGAAACTCCCGGGAGGCGGAACTACAAGAGCCCCAAGTATGAGGTCACCATTGCAGACCCCCCAAGTCGTGTAGGGATGTACCGCAGCTGCTCCTTGCAAGACCAGGAAAAG gtGGACTGCCTGCTGTTTGTGATCTCTGCAGAGAAGAGGGACTTTGAAAAGCGTTGGCACATGACCAAGAAGCAGATCCTGGTAGCCAGCAAGCAAGTGAAGCAGCTCGTGGTGTGTGTCAACAAGATGGACTCTTCCACGCCGGAGCCTTACAGCTGCAACCGCTACAACGACATCGTTGGGAAAGTGTGGGACTGGCTCTGGGCGTGGGACAGGGACCCCGGTAGGGTGCTCTTTTTCCCCATCTCAGCCCTCTATGGGGACAACCTGCAGGAGCCCAGCCTCAAG atgacctggttctGCAGGTGGGAGATcctcagggagggaggaggactgGTCAAAGGCACCACTTTGCAGCAGTTCCTGGACGCCGTCTCCGCTTGCCATCTCAAACCGGACCTCCTGTGTACTCCTTTAG gaCAGGACTCTTACTCAGAGACCAAAAGCACCCCTGAGCGAAGAGCCCTTGATACCCCTGACTCTGCAGAACCACCTCTGTGCCCTAGgccccccaaaaaccccagaAGTCACTTCCCCTCTGGGCGCTCTGGATACAAATTGTGTCCTGGTCCTTCAAGAACCACCAGATATGAGCTGCCTCCTCGATTTTTAAGGATATTCAAACCTAACCCCCACCCTGGAAGCTCGACCAGCAGTTCTGGACAAGATCCGTGCCCTGGGACCTCCGGGAACTCGAGACCTGACTCCCACCCTGGACCCTCGACCAGCAGTTCTGGACAAGATCCGTGCCCTGGGACCTCCGGGAACTCGAGACCTGACTCCCACCCTGGACCCTCGACCAGCAGTTCTGGACAAGATCCATACCCTGGGACCTCCGGGAACTCGAGACCTGACTCCCACCCTGGACTCTCGACCAGCAGTTCTGGACAAGATCCGTGCCCTGGGACCTCCGGGAACTCGAGTCCTGACTCCCACCCTGGACTCTCGACCAGCAGTTCTGGACAAGATCCGTGCCCTGGGACCTCTGGGAACTCGAGACCTGACTCCCACCCTGGATCCTCGACCAGCAGTTCTGGACAAGATCCGTGCCCTGGGACCTCCGGGAACTCGAGACCTGACTCCCACCCTGGACCCTCGACCAGCAGTTCTGGACAAGATCCTTGCCCTGGGACCTCCGGGAACTCGAGACCTGACTCTCACCCTGGACCCTCGACCAGCAGTTCTGGACAAGATCCGTGCCCTGGGACCTCTGGGAACTCCACACATGACCCCCACCCTGGACCCTTGACCAGCAGTTCTGGACAAGATCTGTGCCCTGGGACCTCCAGGAACTCGAGACCTGACCCCCACCCTGGACCCTCGACCAGCAGTTCTGGACAAGATCTGTGCCCTGGGACCTCGAGGAACTCCACACCTGACCCCCACCCTGGACCCTTGACCAGCAGCTCCAGACTTGACCTGTACCCCAGACCCTCAAGAAGCTCCAGACACAATCTACCGGGTGCTGGGCCGGAGAGGAGGCCAAGTTCTGCAATCCCTCTCAGTTCCCCAGCGTCTAGGAGCGACACAAGAGTTTCACTAGAGGAAAAGGAGCTTGTGTTGATGGAGGAAGACACTCGCAGCCCTGGTGTTCCAAGGGGTTCCTGGGGGAACCTAATTGGCCCCCCGCTCTTGCTGTGCCCCACCCATGGGCTCCCAGTGCTGTTTCCTTCCCCATACCCCTTCCCATACCCCCTTCCTCCAGCCCCGTTGCAGCAGGGGCCACGCTTCCCCGGGCCAGATCCTGTGTACCAGCTGCCGCTGCTTGGTGAGGCTTCCTGGGCCCCTGTCTCCAACGCCATGTCTCCCCATTCGCAGTCCCCTCCTGCCTCCTGGGACCCCCTCATGCAGCAGGCTCCGtctcccccttcctccactccCTTCCAGCAGCCCCCTGCCCAAGCCGTGCCGTTCATCTCACAGCCTTTCGTGCCTCTGGATTCCTTCCATGCTCCGCCGGGGCCCCAAGGgcacttcccacccccaccctatgTGCCAGCCCCCCAGGCCTTTCCAAACCCGTGGCCCCAGACCCCATACCATGCCCAGGACTTTCCCTGGGCCCAGGCCAGGTCAGGGCCATTGCCACTCCACTCCCTCCCAGGGCAGGGCTCTCCTGCATCTCCCCTGAGCATCAGAGTCGTCCTCCAGCCGGCTTCCGGGCCACGGAGGTTTCCTTCCGCAATGGAAGCCTCTGCCACAGCCATCTGA